The following proteins come from a genomic window of Candidatus Neomarinimicrobiota bacterium:
- the sufT gene encoding putative Fe-S cluster assembly protein SufT has product MYADIDEQVVIARDCEATLIPFGNKITLKKGEEGHITQALGGSYTVMIRGNLVRVEGKDADAIGKIPEVQPWLEEIETDGRANEKAVWDAMKTCYDPEIPVNVVDLGLIYSCDISDEDEGGSFVDIKMTLTAPGCGMGDMIASEVKQKIAGVPGTSDVRVELVWDPPWDRGMITESARLQLGML; this is encoded by the coding sequence ATGTATGCAGATATTGATGAACAAGTCGTTATCGCAAGAGATTGCGAAGCAACCCTCATTCCTTTCGGCAATAAGATTACTCTAAAAAAGGGGGAAGAAGGCCATATAACCCAAGCCTTAGGGGGAAGTTATACCGTCATGATTCGAGGTAACCTTGTACGGGTTGAAGGCAAAGATGCAGATGCAATCGGGAAAATTCCTGAAGTGCAACCTTGGTTAGAAGAGATTGAAACAGATGGACGCGCCAATGAAAAAGCAGTGTGGGATGCCATGAAAACATGTTATGATCCTGAAATTCCCGTTAATGTGGTGGACCTTGGATTAATTTATTCATGTGATATTTCCGATGAAGACGAAGGCGGTTCTTTCGTAGATATAAAAATGACTTTAACGGCACCGGGATGTGGCATGGGCGATATGATTGCTTCTGAAGTTAAACAAAAAATCGCCGGCGTCCCTGGGACTTCGGATGTCCGAGTCGAATTGGTCTGGGATCCACCTTGGGATCGGGGTATGATCACAGAATCAGCTCGACTCCAATTGGGTATGCTCTAA
- a CDS encoding SufE family protein, producing MASVKESLDLILNDFSIFSDPRDKYVYLVDLAKDSNGLSPEERIESNRIHGCTSQAWVVCDHNNGVFSFRTDSDAMIVKGLLSLIERVFNGHSKKDILEINSGQFLESIGLGRAISSQRTNGFSSAIHKIQTELLD from the coding sequence ATGGCTAGCGTTAAGGAATCATTGGATTTGATCCTCAATGATTTTTCGATCTTTTCAGATCCACGAGATAAATATGTATACTTAGTGGATTTGGCCAAAGATAGCAATGGTCTATCCCCAGAAGAGCGAATTGAATCCAATCGAATCCACGGATGTACATCTCAAGCGTGGGTGGTTTGTGATCATAATAATGGTGTTTTTTCATTCCGCACCGATTCGGACGCCATGATTGTTAAAGGACTCCTTTCTCTTATTGAACGTGTTTTTAATGGCCATTCCAAAAAAGATATTTTAGAAATTAATAGTGGACAATTCCTTGAATCAATTGGATTGGGACGAGCCATAAGCAGTCAGCGCACCAATGGTTTTAGCAGCGCTATTCACAAAATTCAAACAGAATTACTGGATTAA